One genomic window of Hippocampus zosterae strain Florida chromosome 12, ASM2543408v3, whole genome shotgun sequence includes the following:
- the LOC127611795 gene encoding rho GTPase-activating protein 6-like isoform X1 has translation MSAQGLLSSVFSCSISPRTISKRGLRQTRSLDPALMRHYGAESTSYQGSFTWNSVSGRSVGLKPVPLQSLSELERVRLQDVAFRRLFRDRNLGCHVTIPKYGHKYKKSLRRKLDSLSKEKSKDREATPQAFSIPLAQVISNDRTHKQRHDAPQEQHCDPTELVLSFLHFTSTFKRANKDLSSSNSSLSSNSESPNKSPFAPAPDAAPRTRRRGGVSVDCITDLDDNQSQLLEALQLSLPVEATGKNRKKRHDKKLSLNPMYPQVPKVVELCCQHLENHGLQTVGIFRVGSSKKRVRQMREELDQGWELHLDEQHSVHDVAALLKEFLRDMPDPLLTRELYTTFVNTALLERAEQQKAIQLLMFLLPPCNCDTLHRLLCLLSAVAAHAEDMLDEEGHKKPGNKMTSLNLATILGPNLLHKQKNSDKEFAVQSLARAEESNAIISVLQTMINSCDSLFLVPAELQNEVLLSLLETDPDVVDYLLRRKDTCYSDSRLVSPRESSPMERCSSNESMSSGEASPYDNSSPVLSDRLLLLEDDQPLSESGDAPAYERTSRHSPTTFTTEEASEDHFWDTWHPLFSKNVIDLDINGSLRDMSEWKSFGSSEGLSGRQGNSKLPVSPTKISLDASQGRPHLRVARSSSGDRPHDQTGPRQPLPSLHRVPTSQSGALSSDNLPDGTRRPVHPILTDQGDCLLRPLVEMRVSHSTPSISLARQPQTQSRPTRTVPERASGKANGHIWQILSTNSGDALPETLV, from the exons ATGTCAGCTCAGGGACTCCTGAGCAGCGTTTTCTCCTGCTCCATCAGCCCCAGGACCATCTCCAAACGCGGACTGAGGCAGACCAGGAGTCTGGACCCGGCACTGATGAGGCACTATGGAGCGGAGAGCACATCCTACCAG GGAAGCTTCACATGGAACAGTGTGTCTGGACGCTCCGTGGGTCTGAAGCCCGTCCCGCTGCAAAGCCTCTCCGAGCTGGAGAGGGTTCGTCTGCAGGACGTTGCCTTCAGGCGACTCTTTCGCGATCGCAACCTGGGCTGCCACGTCACCATTCCCAAAT ATGGCCACAAATACAAGAAGTCGCTCAGGCGTAAATTGGATTCACTTTCCAAGGAGAAGAGTAAAGACAGAG AGGCGACGCCCCAAGCCTTCAGCATCCCGTTAGCGCAGGTCATCAGCAACGACCGCACGCACAAGCAGCGCCACGACGCACCGCAGGAGCAGCACTGCGACCCCACCGAGCTGGTGCTGTCCTTCCTCCACTTCACCTCCACATTCAAACGGGCCAACAAAGACTTGTCGAGCAGCAACTCGTCCCTCAGCTCCAATTCGGAAAGTCCCAATAAGTCGCCGTTCGCTCCAGCGCCCGACGCAGCTCCAAGGACGCGTAGGAGG GGCGGCGTGTCGGTGGACTGCATCACCGACCTGGACGATAACCAGTCGCAGCTCTTGGAGGCCCTCCAATTGTCTCTGCCAGTGGAGGCGACGGGCAAAAACAGGAAGAAGAGGCACGACAAAAAGCTGAGCCTAAACCCCATGTACCCCCAAGTGCCCAAGGTGGTGGAACTCTGCTGCCAGCACCTGGAAAACCACG GTTTACAGACAGTGGGAATTTTCCGTGTGGGGAGTTCCAAGAAGAGGGTGAGGCAG atgcgTGAAGAGCTGGATCAGGGCTGGGAGCTGCATTTGGATGAGCAGCACAGCGTTCACGATGTGGCGGCATTGCTGAAAGAATTCCTCCGCGACATGCCCGACCCTCTGTTGACGAGAGAGCTCTACACGACATTCGTCAACACAGCGT TGTTGGAGCGGGCAGAGCAACAGAAGGCCATCCAGCTCTTGATGTTCTTGCTTCCTCCTTGCAATTGTGACACGCTGCATCGCCTCCTCTGTTTGCTGTCCGCCGTGGCTGCACATGCTGAAGACATGCTAGATGAGGAGGGACATAAG AAACCAGGAAACAAGATGACCTCACTCAATTTAGCCACCATCCTGGGACCCAACCTTCTgcacaagcaaaaaaactctGACAAGGAGTTTGCTGTTCAGAGTTTAGCCCGCGCCGAGGAGAGCAACGCCATCATCAGCGTGCTCCAAACCATGATCAATTCCTGTGACTCTCTGTTCCTG GTTCCTGCAGAGCTGCAGAATGAGGTACTGCTCAGTCTCCTAGAAACAGATCCTGATGTTGTCGACTACTTGCTGCGGCGGAAGGATACGTGTTACTC cgaTTCAAGGCTGGTGTCACCGCGTGAGTCCTCCCCGATGGAGCGATGCTCCTCCAATGAGTCCATGTCCAGCGGCGAGGCGTCCCCGTACGACAACAGCTCTCCCGTCCTGTCCGATCGACTCCTGCTGCTGGAGGACGACCAGCCGCTGTCGGAAAGTGGCGACGCGCCCGCTTACGAGCGCACTTCGAGACACTCGCCAACTACCTTTACGACAG AAGAGGCCTCGGAGGATCACTTCTGGGACACCTGGCATCCACTTTTCAGCAAGAATGTTATTGACCTTGACATCAATG GCTCCCTAAGAGACATGTCTGAATGGAAGTCATTTGGATCATCAGAAGGGCTGAGCGGTCGCCAAGGTAACAGCAAGCTGCCCGTCAGCCCGACCAAAATCTCATTGGATGCTTCACAAGGCAGGCCACACCTACGGGTGGctcgcagcagcagcggcgaccGCCCGCACGACCAGACGGGACCTAGGCAACCATTACCTTCATTACATCGGGTACCCACCAGCCAATCCGGAGCCCTCAGCTCAGACAACCTGCCAGACGGGACGAGACGCCCTGTCCATCCCATCCTTACAGATCAAGGAGATTGTCTGTTACGACCTCTTGTTGAAATGCGTGTTTCTCATTCCACGCCCTCCATCAGTCTGGCACGCCAACCCCAGACTCAGAGTAGACCCACTAGAACTGTACCAGAACGAGCCTCTGGGAAAGCAAACGGCCATATTTGGCAGATCCTGTCGACAAACAGTGGAGATGCACTGCCTGAAACGCTGGTGTGA
- the LOC127611795 gene encoding rho GTPase-activating protein 6-like isoform X2, translating to MKTFHAGVVEMGERRLKRSATYHGSFTWNSVSGRSVGLKPVPLQSLSELERVRLQDVAFRRLFRDRNLGCHVTIPKYGHKYKKSLRRKLDSLSKEKSKDREATPQAFSIPLAQVISNDRTHKQRHDAPQEQHCDPTELVLSFLHFTSTFKRANKDLSSSNSSLSSNSESPNKSPFAPAPDAAPRTRRRGGVSVDCITDLDDNQSQLLEALQLSLPVEATGKNRKKRHDKKLSLNPMYPQVPKVVELCCQHLENHGLQTVGIFRVGSSKKRVRQMREELDQGWELHLDEQHSVHDVAALLKEFLRDMPDPLLTRELYTTFVNTALLERAEQQKAIQLLMFLLPPCNCDTLHRLLCLLSAVAAHAEDMLDEEGHKKPGNKMTSLNLATILGPNLLHKQKNSDKEFAVQSLARAEESNAIISVLQTMINSCDSLFLVPAELQNEVLLSLLETDPDVVDYLLRRKDTCYSDSRLVSPRESSPMERCSSNESMSSGEASPYDNSSPVLSDRLLLLEDDQPLSESGDAPAYERTSRHSPTTFTTEEASEDHFWDTWHPLFSKNVIDLDINGSLRDMSEWKSFGSSEGLSGRQGNSKLPVSPTKISLDASQGRPHLRVARSSSGDRPHDQTGPRQPLPSLHRVPTSQSGALSSDNLPDGTRRPVHPILTDQGDCLLRPLVEMRVSHSTPSISLARQPQTQSRPTRTVPERASGKANGHIWQILSTNSGDALPETLV from the exons ATGAAAACGTTCCACGCTGGAGTCGTCGAAATGGGGGAACGTCGTTTGAAACGAAGCGCTACTTATCAT GGAAGCTTCACATGGAACAGTGTGTCTGGACGCTCCGTGGGTCTGAAGCCCGTCCCGCTGCAAAGCCTCTCCGAGCTGGAGAGGGTTCGTCTGCAGGACGTTGCCTTCAGGCGACTCTTTCGCGATCGCAACCTGGGCTGCCACGTCACCATTCCCAAAT ATGGCCACAAATACAAGAAGTCGCTCAGGCGTAAATTGGATTCACTTTCCAAGGAGAAGAGTAAAGACAGAG AGGCGACGCCCCAAGCCTTCAGCATCCCGTTAGCGCAGGTCATCAGCAACGACCGCACGCACAAGCAGCGCCACGACGCACCGCAGGAGCAGCACTGCGACCCCACCGAGCTGGTGCTGTCCTTCCTCCACTTCACCTCCACATTCAAACGGGCCAACAAAGACTTGTCGAGCAGCAACTCGTCCCTCAGCTCCAATTCGGAAAGTCCCAATAAGTCGCCGTTCGCTCCAGCGCCCGACGCAGCTCCAAGGACGCGTAGGAGG GGCGGCGTGTCGGTGGACTGCATCACCGACCTGGACGATAACCAGTCGCAGCTCTTGGAGGCCCTCCAATTGTCTCTGCCAGTGGAGGCGACGGGCAAAAACAGGAAGAAGAGGCACGACAAAAAGCTGAGCCTAAACCCCATGTACCCCCAAGTGCCCAAGGTGGTGGAACTCTGCTGCCAGCACCTGGAAAACCACG GTTTACAGACAGTGGGAATTTTCCGTGTGGGGAGTTCCAAGAAGAGGGTGAGGCAG atgcgTGAAGAGCTGGATCAGGGCTGGGAGCTGCATTTGGATGAGCAGCACAGCGTTCACGATGTGGCGGCATTGCTGAAAGAATTCCTCCGCGACATGCCCGACCCTCTGTTGACGAGAGAGCTCTACACGACATTCGTCAACACAGCGT TGTTGGAGCGGGCAGAGCAACAGAAGGCCATCCAGCTCTTGATGTTCTTGCTTCCTCCTTGCAATTGTGACACGCTGCATCGCCTCCTCTGTTTGCTGTCCGCCGTGGCTGCACATGCTGAAGACATGCTAGATGAGGAGGGACATAAG AAACCAGGAAACAAGATGACCTCACTCAATTTAGCCACCATCCTGGGACCCAACCTTCTgcacaagcaaaaaaactctGACAAGGAGTTTGCTGTTCAGAGTTTAGCCCGCGCCGAGGAGAGCAACGCCATCATCAGCGTGCTCCAAACCATGATCAATTCCTGTGACTCTCTGTTCCTG GTTCCTGCAGAGCTGCAGAATGAGGTACTGCTCAGTCTCCTAGAAACAGATCCTGATGTTGTCGACTACTTGCTGCGGCGGAAGGATACGTGTTACTC cgaTTCAAGGCTGGTGTCACCGCGTGAGTCCTCCCCGATGGAGCGATGCTCCTCCAATGAGTCCATGTCCAGCGGCGAGGCGTCCCCGTACGACAACAGCTCTCCCGTCCTGTCCGATCGACTCCTGCTGCTGGAGGACGACCAGCCGCTGTCGGAAAGTGGCGACGCGCCCGCTTACGAGCGCACTTCGAGACACTCGCCAACTACCTTTACGACAG AAGAGGCCTCGGAGGATCACTTCTGGGACACCTGGCATCCACTTTTCAGCAAGAATGTTATTGACCTTGACATCAATG GCTCCCTAAGAGACATGTCTGAATGGAAGTCATTTGGATCATCAGAAGGGCTGAGCGGTCGCCAAGGTAACAGCAAGCTGCCCGTCAGCCCGACCAAAATCTCATTGGATGCTTCACAAGGCAGGCCACACCTACGGGTGGctcgcagcagcagcggcgaccGCCCGCACGACCAGACGGGACCTAGGCAACCATTACCTTCATTACATCGGGTACCCACCAGCCAATCCGGAGCCCTCAGCTCAGACAACCTGCCAGACGGGACGAGACGCCCTGTCCATCCCATCCTTACAGATCAAGGAGATTGTCTGTTACGACCTCTTGTTGAAATGCGTGTTTCTCATTCCACGCCCTCCATCAGTCTGGCACGCCAACCCCAGACTCAGAGTAGACCCACTAGAACTGTACCAGAACGAGCCTCTGGGAAAGCAAACGGCCATATTTGGCAGATCCTGTCGACAAACAGTGGAGATGCACTGCCTGAAACGCTGGTGTGA